Genomic DNA from Pristiophorus japonicus isolate sPriJap1 unplaced genomic scaffold, sPriJap1.hap1 HAP1_SCAFFOLD_727, whole genome shotgun sequence:
aaactgcaaatgtaacgtccctatttaaaaaaggaggcagacaaaaagcaggaaatgatagaccagttagcctaacatctgtcattgggaaatttttcagaaggttgtaaatctgtggaattctctgcctcagagagctgtggaggctgggttattgaatacatttaaggtggcgatagacagatttttgagcgataagggagtaaagagttatggggagcgggcagggaagtggagccgagaccatgatcagatcagctgtgatcttatagaatggcggagcagattcgaggggccaatggccgactcctgctcctatttgttatgttcttcaacagtttggcgctccctcagtactacatgttcgacagtgcagcattccctcagtactgcccctccgatagtgcagcactccctcagtactgcccctccgacagtgcagcacaccatcagtactgaccctcccacagtgcagcgttccctcagtactgcccctccgacagtgcggcgttccctcagtactgcccctccgacagtgcagcgttccctcagtactgcccctccgacagtgcagcattccctcagtactgcccctccgacagtgcagcactccctcagtactgcccctccgacagtgcagcacaccatcagtactgaccctcccacagtgcagcactccctcagtactgcccctccgacagtgcagcactccctcagtactgcccctccgacagtacagcacaccatcagtactgcccctccgacagtgcagcacaccatcagtactgaccctcccacagtgcagcgttccctcagtactgcccctccgacagtgcggcgttccctcagtactgcccctccgacagtgcagcattccctcagtactgcccctccgacagtgcagcgttccctcagtactgcccctccgacagtgcagcattccctcagtactgcccctccgacagtgcagcactccctcagtactgcccctccgacagtgcagcacaccatcagtactgaccctcccacaatgcagcgttccctcagtactgaccctcccacaatgcaatgctccctcagtaccgcccttccggcCGCGCGGTGCTCTCTGGGCACCGCCCCTcccgacctgggggtacttgtgcatgaaacacaaaaggatagtatgcagctacagcaagtgatctgttattgcaaaggggatggagtataaaagcaggaaagtcttgctacagctatacagggtattggtgaggccacacctggaatactgcgtacagttttggtttccatatttacgaaaggatatacttgctttggaggcaattcagagaaggttcactaggttgattccggggatgaggggcttgacttatgaggaaaggttgagcaggttgggcctctactcattggaattcagaagagtgagaggtgatcttatcgaaatgtataatagtatgaggcggcttgacaaggtggatgcagagaggatgtttccaccgatggagactagaactagagggcatgatcttagaataaggggtcgcccatttaaaactgagatgaggaggaacaacttctctcagagggttgtaaatctgtggaattcgctgcctcagagagctgtggaagctgggtcattgaataaatttaagacatagatagacagtttcttaactgataagggaataagaggttataggagcggacagggaagtggacctgagtccatgatcggatcagccatgattgtaataaatggcggagcaggctcgagggttcgcatgctcctatttcttatgttctcacttcccctccgacagtgtggggctccctcagtactgcccctccgacagtgctgtgctccctcagtactgcccctccgacagtgcagcgctccctcagtactgcccctccgacagtgcggcgctccctcagtactgcccctccgacaatgcggcgctccctcagtactgcccctccgacagtgcagcgctccctcagtactgcccctccgacagtgctgggctccctcagtactgcccctccgacagtgtggcactccctcagtactgcccctccgacagtgcggcgctccctcagtactgccctccgacaatgcggcactccctcagtactgcccctccaacagtgcggcgctccctcagtttatgggttgagtgtgtggggtgggggcgacACCCTGCTTCTTGCTGCTTCCCCGGCGGGATGTTTATTTGTTTATTGTTACAGGTTCCGACGCCACTCAAGGATAGCCGCCGGCGATTCCTGGCCATGAAATGGTTAATTACGGAATGCCGGGAGAATCGTCACCGGCGCACTCACATGGAGGAGAAGCTGTCCCAGGAGTTGCTCGCTGCCTTTAGCAACGAGGGCAGTGTGGTGAAGAGGAAGCACGACCTTCACAAGATGGCCGAGGCTAATCGCGCCTTTGCCCACTACCGGTGGTGGTGAGACCGTGCACCGGCCGGTGGCAGTCGGTGAACCGGAAGAGTGAGCTCTCCGCACCGTGCACACTGGCACTTTCTCCGTCGGCACAGGCCAATcactcatcacacacccagcaggaGAATTAACCAGTACCGCTCGGCAAAGGGACCGTACTGTCTTTATCTCCGAGTTCAAAGTGTGGATCGCTGCACAGTGACCGTGGAAAATAAACCTGTGTGCTGGCACCGTGTCtgtcccgggggtggggagtgattctgtcactgtgtgtgtcccgggggtgggggcgactctgttgctgtgtgtgtcccgggggtgggaagTGACTCTGGCACCATGTCTGTCCTGGGGAGGTGGGGAATGACTGTCACTGTGTGTGAGCAGAGGTGTGGGGATGGGAGTATCACTGTCTCAGGGGTGGGGTGACTCTGTCACTGTGTCCCAGGGGGGTGGGGGCGACTCTGTCACTGTGTCTGTCCCAGGGCTGGGGAGTGAATCTGTCACTATATGTGACCAGGGGGGTGGGGACGGGAGTATCACTGTGACACGGAGGTGGGGAGTGACTCTGTCActgtgtgtcccgggggtggggatgggagtatcactgtgtcctggggggtgggggtgactcTTTCtctgtgtcccggggggtggggagtgactctgtcactgtgtgtcccggggagtggggatgactctctcactgtgtgtcccaggggTGGGGACGGGAGTGTCACTGTTACCGAGCACCAGGGTGAGCGGGTTGTCTGTTGGGCCTGTGGGTGGGTTTGTTTTGATTGTGAAATTAAAATGAAACTTGTACAAAATGGAATCAATGGTGCAGTGAGGCAGCGGTGTGTGCGGAGAGCTGTGTGTGAGGACATCGTGCTCAGTGGGCCCACTGTGCACACAGATCGGAGTGCGGGGGCTGTAC
This window encodes:
- the mrps7 gene encoding small ribosomal subunit protein uS7m; this translates as MMMQGGQKLLSRSIMDKTFESIKRKQIERYHKAPDSEKDVIECNPHKIFHQALENCQPVIGLTSVQRGGKSYQVPTPLKDSRRRFLAMKWLITECRENRHRRTHMEEKLSQELLAAFSNEGSVVKRKHDLHKMAEANRAFAHYRWW